In Spinacia oleracea cultivar Varoflay chromosome 5, BTI_SOV_V1, whole genome shotgun sequence, a single window of DNA contains:
- the LOC110787308 gene encoding nucleolar protein 56, producing MKTYLLYESSSGYALLHAEGLDEIGQNTEAVRNSVSDITRFGKVVKLTAFQPFDSALDALNQCNAVSEGIMTDELRSFLEGSFQNSKAKEFIVGLADSKLGASISEGTKFSCKSNEFMLELLRGVRLHFDQFIKNLKPGDLEKSQLGLAHSYSRAKVKFNVNRVDNMVIQAIFLLDTLDKDVNSFSMRVREWYSWHFPELVKIVNDNYLYAKLAKYIENKSDLSDETLPALTEVVGDEDKAKEIVEAAKASMGQELSPIDLINVQQFAQRVMDLSEYRKKLYDYLVTKMNDIAPNLTSLIGEMVGARLISHAGSLTNLAKCPSSTLQILGAEKALFRALKTRGNTPKYGLIFHSSFIGRASSRNKGRMARYLANKCSIASRIDCFSEKSSTVFGDKLREQVEERLDFYDKGVAPRKNIDVMKAAIEVTQKDDVDDMDLDDKPDSSVKKSKKKKSKDEVDVAATNGSVLEDVKSEKKKKKEKKGDEEVEEVHVDAKSEKKKKKEKRRLEQEEAVAEENGEKEDGTTKKKKKSKDNGEDVSAISESKKKKKKSKA from the exons ATGAAGACGTATTTGCTTTACGAATCCTCAAGTGGGTATGCGTTGCTTCACGCTGAAGGGTTGGATGAAATTGGGCAGAACACAGAGGCTGTTCGTAACTCGGTTTCTGACATAACTCGCTTTGGTAAAGTTGTCAAGCTGACTGCTTTTCAACCTTTTGATTCTGCTCTTGATGCTCTTAATCAATGCAATGCTGTTTCTGAAG GTATTATGACTGATGAATTGAGAAGTTTCTTGGAGGGAAGTTTCCAGAACTCTAAGGCCAAGGAATTTATTGTTGGTTTAGCTGACTCTAAACTTGGAGCAAGTATTTCAGAAGGGACTAAGTTTTCATGCAAAAGTAATGAGTTTATGCTAGAGCTTCTCCGTGGAGTGCGTTTACACTTTGATCAGTTCATCAAGAACCTTAAG CCTGGGGATTTAGAGAAATCCCAATTGGGTTTAGCTCACAGCTACAGCAGGGCTAAGGTCAAGTTCAATGTTAATCGGGTTGACAACATGGTTATACAAGCAATCTTTCTCCTTGACACTCTTGACAAAGATGTTAACTCATTTTCAATGAGAGTCAG GGAGTGGTATTCATGGCATTTCCCCGAGCTAGTTAAGATAGTCAATGACAATTATCTCTATGCTAAATTGGCCAAGTATATCGAGAACAAGTCAGATTTATCTGATGAGACACTTCCTGCCTTGACTGAAGTTGTTGGCGATGAGGATAAAGCAAAGGAGATTGTAGAAGCTGCTAAAGCATCCATGG GACAAGAATTATCTCCCATTGACTTGATTAATGTCCAGCAGTTTGCTCAAAGAGTAATGGATCTTTCTGAGTATAGGAAGAAGCTTTATGATTACTTGGTCACAAAAATGAACGACATTGCGCCAAACTTGACCTCTTTGATTGGTGAGATGGTCGGAGCTAGATTGATCTCCCATGCCGGCAGTCTTACCAATTTGGCCAAGTGCCCTTCGTCCACCCTTCAAATTCTTGGTGCTGAGAAAGCTCTCTTTAG GGCCTTGAAAACACGAGGAAACACACCAAAGTATGGTCTAATATTCCACTCGTCTTTCATCGGCCGGGCATCTTCTCGAAACAAGGGTCGGATGGCACGTTACCTTGCAAACAAGTGTTCCATTGCCTCTCGTATCGACTGTTTCTCAG AGAAAAGCTCTACCGTTTTTGGTGATAAGCTACGTGAACAAGTAGAGGAGAGACTTGACTTCTATGACAAGGGTGTTGCACCTCGGAAAAATATTGATGTCATGAAAGCAGCAATTGAAGTTACCCAAAAGGATG ATGTTGATGATATGGACTTGGATGATAAACCCGACTCTTCAGTGAAAAAGAGTAAGAAAAAGAAATCTAAGGATGAAGTTGATGTTGCTGCTACAAATGGTAGTGTATTGGAAGACGTGAAGTctgagaagaagaaaaagaaagaaaagaaaggagatGAAGAGGTTGAAGAAGTTCATGTAGACGCCAAGtctgagaagaaaaagaagaaagagaagcGCAGATTAGAACAAGAAGAAGCTGTTGCAGAAGAGAACGGTGAGAAGGAAGATGGAACAaccaagaagaagaaaaagagcaAAGATAATGGTGAGGATGTATCGGCCATTAGTGAGagcaagaagaagaagaagaagtcaaAAGCATGA